In a genomic window of Candidatus Hydrogenedentota bacterium:
- a CDS encoding baseplate J/gp47 family protein, producing MGRASVSYTNKDYESLRRELLARVPQLTDRWTDFNASDLGVVLLELFCGVGDMLAYYLDAQAAEAFLPTARQRQNVINLCKLIGYRLDGPVAAATTLRFSLAAPLAKDLLIPMGTVCRALLDDGHADFETAADGVLPHGALYVDVSARQGIRKGQTFTGTGTLWQRLELTGRNIAQGSVRVVTSGVEWTEVLQFQESGAESVHFIVETDGLDVSAIRFGDSRHGSAPATGTNIEVSWLETLGADGNLAPDLIRDILSPVTLDGVPVHLTVTNTIPATGGASRESIDFARAQAPAELRTLWKAVTKEDYQTLAVGFPGVAKARVLDTNDCAGIRYYNVHIAVAPEGGGIASPLLKQELTAFLEARKVITVEFELYDPAYHAIDIDADVYLWAGESEDTVRGRIEQGLADFFAFENVDFDQDIHFSDVVALLDGIRGVSHVHLHTPADDVILNCGEIPTLGQVQLRLRRAT from the coding sequence ATGGGCCGGGCAAGCGTCTCCTATACGAACAAGGATTACGAATCCCTTCGGCGCGAACTGCTCGCCCGCGTTCCGCAATTGACGGACCGCTGGACGGACTTCAACGCATCGGACCTCGGCGTCGTGCTGCTGGAACTCTTCTGCGGCGTGGGCGACATGCTCGCCTACTACCTCGACGCTCAGGCCGCCGAGGCATTCCTGCCCACGGCACGGCAGCGGCAGAACGTCATCAACCTGTGCAAACTCATCGGCTACCGGCTCGACGGCCCCGTCGCCGCGGCGACCACGCTCCGTTTCTCCCTCGCCGCGCCGCTCGCCAAGGATCTGCTCATTCCCATGGGAACCGTGTGCCGTGCCTTGCTCGACGACGGCCATGCGGATTTCGAGACGGCGGCGGACGGTGTATTGCCCCACGGCGCGCTATACGTCGACGTATCCGCGCGGCAAGGCATACGCAAGGGCCAGACCTTCACCGGCACGGGTACGCTCTGGCAACGCCTCGAACTTACCGGCAGGAACATTGCCCAGGGCAGTGTACGGGTAGTCACCAGCGGCGTCGAATGGACGGAAGTGCTTCAATTCCAGGAAAGCGGCGCGGAGAGCGTGCATTTCATTGTGGAGACGGACGGGCTGGATGTCTCGGCCATTCGTTTCGGCGATAGCCGTCACGGCAGCGCGCCGGCCACCGGGACGAACATCGAGGTCTCCTGGCTGGAAACGCTCGGCGCGGACGGCAACCTTGCGCCGGATCTGATCCGCGATATTCTCTCACCGGTGACGCTCGACGGCGTTCCGGTGCATCTCACGGTGACCAATACGATTCCCGCGACGGGCGGAGCCAGCCGGGAATCCATCGACTTCGCCCGCGCCCAGGCGCCCGCCGAACTGCGCACGCTCTGGAAGGCTGTGACCAAGGAGGATTACCAGACCCTCGCCGTGGGCTTCCCCGGCGTGGCCAAGGCCCGCGTTCTGGATACGAACGATTGCGCGGGCATCCGCTATTACAACGTCCATATCGCCGTCGCGCCCGAAGGCGGCGGCATCGCCTCGCCGCTGCTCAAGCAGGAACTCACCGCCTTCCTCGAAGCGCGGAAGGTCATCACGGTCGAATTCGAACTCTACGACCCGGCATACCACGCCATCGACATCGACGCGGACGTCTACCTCTGGGCGGGCGAGTCCGAGGACACGGTGCGCGGGCGTATCGAGCAGGGACTCGCGGATTTCTTCGCCTTCGAGAACGTGGACTTCGATCAGGACATCCACTTCTCCGACGTGGTCGCACTCCTGGACGGCATTCGCGGGGTGAGCCATGTCCATCTGCATACCCCGGCGGATGACGTGATTCTCAATTGCGGCGAAATCCCAACCCTTGGCCAGGTGCAACTCCGGTTGCGGAGGGCTACGTGA
- a CDS encoding phage tail protein, producing the protein MAPYFEKKLFDLLAPLYAIEDETGDLASFLKVPAASLDELKELIERFPAIFNVDRCEPRYLPYLAHIVGRPYDGSIAPDTQRNIIKEAVPLYQRKSTIPAIHRSLADLGWEGMIEETYRDALRLNSRPILNRAKLPGFIHSLGAYRIRSETLTPGVRDALKFHHPAGTRAWFWQWLLAYYEATSDLTGLEKLFVRRILFADPDETFQLNRSELNACFHLTYKRKMWSFLVHSSATTLLSDFDYAATCFMSWHGRGDRMRLNRKALNTRMLANTWESERKFAVCCEIEARRQPAIPRPTARLNETPIGASVLNHANVPCRIRFRQKDCYGETPLLAPACAGERVDVSRLSSVRLGYFLRPNRSRLGGPDRLNGAFKAGMWIATLMVDTEWAAEATEAHDLVQRWRMYGARFRLNGKRLNHGLLTNSAINEDVASFELDVDTGAPRRLRPDNLRLNQRRPLNHTGLHLCVARTRPMRLGHAPLNEAGFRESRKPFRWRFHQQDFRAETPPLAPEARGMTRMLSFLHETDLREGFRLGHTRLGAWERLNGFWKADNAFTQCFLTDTWAEVEEAWDVVERWRANAPAFTLNGTALNTGALSDAAPGSVAAAFELRVDTGLPRRRRVEPLALNHNELNRTALRLSVERHHPLRLGRMALNQAGLHRARRDFVWRTGP; encoded by the coding sequence ATGGCGCCGTACTTCGAGAAGAAGCTCTTCGACCTTCTGGCGCCCCTGTACGCCATCGAGGACGAGACCGGCGATCTGGCGTCGTTTCTCAAGGTTCCCGCCGCAAGTCTGGATGAATTGAAGGAACTCATCGAGCGGTTTCCCGCCATCTTCAACGTGGACCGGTGCGAACCACGCTACCTTCCGTACCTCGCCCATATCGTCGGCAGACCCTATGACGGGAGCATCGCGCCAGACACGCAACGGAACATCATCAAGGAAGCCGTGCCGCTCTACCAGCGGAAAAGCACTATCCCCGCCATCCATCGCTCGCTGGCGGACCTGGGCTGGGAAGGCATGATCGAGGAGACGTACCGCGACGCACTACGTCTCAACAGCCGCCCCATCCTGAACCGCGCCAAACTCCCCGGATTCATCCACAGCCTCGGCGCGTATCGTATCCGTTCGGAAACCCTGACCCCCGGCGTTCGCGACGCGCTGAAGTTCCATCATCCCGCCGGTACGCGCGCGTGGTTCTGGCAATGGCTGCTCGCGTATTACGAGGCCACGAGTGATTTGACCGGCTTGGAAAAGCTCTTTGTCCGCCGGATTCTTTTCGCGGACCCCGACGAGACCTTCCAACTCAACCGGTCCGAACTCAATGCATGCTTTCACCTGACCTACAAGCGGAAGATGTGGAGTTTCCTGGTCCACAGTTCCGCCACGACGCTCTTGAGCGATTTCGACTACGCCGCGACGTGTTTCATGTCGTGGCACGGGCGCGGCGACCGCATGCGTCTGAATCGGAAGGCGCTCAATACCCGCATGCTCGCGAACACCTGGGAAAGCGAGCGGAAGTTTGCCGTCTGCTGCGAGATCGAGGCCCGGCGGCAACCTGCCATTCCACGCCCCACGGCGCGCCTCAACGAGACACCCATCGGCGCTTCCGTCCTCAATCATGCCAACGTGCCCTGCCGGATTCGCTTCCGGCAAAAGGACTGCTATGGCGAAACGCCGCTCCTGGCCCCGGCCTGCGCGGGAGAGCGCGTGGACGTATCCCGTCTGAGCAGCGTGCGGCTCGGCTACTTCCTGCGTCCGAACCGGTCGCGCCTGGGCGGTCCGGACCGGCTCAACGGCGCGTTCAAGGCGGGCATGTGGATTGCCACGCTCATGGTGGATACGGAATGGGCCGCCGAGGCGACCGAAGCCCACGATCTGGTCCAGCGCTGGCGCATGTATGGCGCGCGTTTCCGTCTGAACGGAAAGCGGCTCAACCACGGCCTACTCACGAACAGCGCTATCAACGAGGATGTGGCGTCCTTCGAACTCGACGTGGATACCGGCGCACCCCGGCGTCTGCGGCCGGACAATCTCCGCCTGAACCAGCGGCGGCCCCTGAACCATACCGGACTCCACCTCTGCGTCGCGCGCACCCGGCCTATGCGCCTCGGCCACGCTCCGCTCAACGAGGCCGGGTTCCGCGAATCGCGCAAGCCTTTCCGGTGGCGATTCCACCAACAGGATTTCCGCGCGGAAACCCCGCCGCTCGCCCCGGAGGCGCGCGGCATGACGCGGATGCTGTCCTTTCTGCATGAGACGGACCTGCGCGAGGGGTTCCGGCTCGGACATACCCGGCTGGGCGCATGGGAGCGCCTGAACGGTTTCTGGAAGGCGGACAACGCTTTCACCCAATGCTTCCTGACGGATACCTGGGCCGAGGTCGAGGAGGCATGGGACGTGGTCGAACGCTGGCGCGCCAATGCCCCGGCATTCACCCTGAACGGCACGGCCCTCAATACCGGGGCGCTGAGCGACGCCGCGCCCGGGTCCGTGGCGGCCGCATTCGAATTGCGCGTGGACACGGGCCTGCCGCGCCGCCGCCGCGTCGAACCCCTGGCGCTCAACCACAACGAATTGAACCGGACGGCCCTGCGGCTGTCCGTGGAACGGCACCACCCTTTGCGCCTGGGACGCATGGCGCTCAACCAGGCCGGATTGCACCGCGCCCGGCGCGACTTCGTCTGGCGCACCGGCCCATAA